The Streptomyces sp. TLI_105 DNA segment TTGCAGGCGTTGAGCATGAGCTCGACGCACATGAAGACGACGATCGCGTTGCGCCGGATCAGCACCCCGGCCGCACCGATGGTGAACAGCAGGGCCGCGAGGTACAGGTAGTTGACGGGGTTCACCGGGTGGCCTCCTCTTCGTCCCGGTCCCGGCCGAGCCGCTCCTCGGAGCGCTGCTCCAGTGCCTTGAGGTCGGCCATCGCCTCGGTGGACACGTCCCGGATCTGGCCCCGCTTGCGCAGGGTCTGCATGACGGTGAGCTCCGACGCGGTGCCGTCGGGCAGCAGACCGGCGATGTCCACGGCGTTGTGCCGGGCGTACACACCGGGCGCGGGCAGCGGCGGGACGTGCTTGCCCTCGCGCACGCGCTGCTCGGACAGCTCGCGCTGGGTGCGGGCCCGCTCGGTCCGCTCCCGGTGGGTGAGCACCATCGCGCCGACGGCCGCCGTGATCAGCAGCGCGCCGGTGATCTCGAAGGCGAAGACGTACTTGGTGAAGATGAGGGCGGCGAGGCCCTCGACGTTCCCGCCGTGGGCGCTGTTGGCCGTGCCGAGGCCGGCGAACTCCGTCAGCGAGGCGTTCCCGATGCCGGCGGCGAGCAGGATGCCGAAGCCGAGACCGCAGGCGACGGCCAGCAGGCGCTGGCCCTTGAGGGTCTCCTTCAGCGAGTCCGCGGCGGTGACACCGACCAGCATGACGACGAAGAGGAAGAGCATCATGATCGCGCCGGTGTAGACGACGATCTGGACGATGCCGAGGAAGTACGCGCCGTTCGCCAGGTAGAAGACCGCGAGGACGATCATCGTGCCGGCGAGGGAGAGCGCGGAGTGCACGGCCTTCCTCATCAGGATCGTGGACAGCGCGCCGGCGACGGCTACGGTGCCCAGGACCCAGAACTGGAAGGCCTCACCGGTGGAAGTCGTGTACGCCGCGAGGTTCGCGCTCATGCGTCCGCCCCCTCCGGCTCGTCCTTCTCCCCCTTGGACACGGCGACCTGACGGACCGTGCCGGGCGCCGCCTCGATGACGAGCCCCCGGTAGTAGTCCTGCTCGGTCATGCCCGGGAAGATCGCGTGCGGGGTGTCGACCATGGTCTCCTCCAGGCCCGCGAGGAGCTGCTCCTTGGTGTAGATCAGGTTCTCGCGGGAGGAGTCGGCCAGCTCGAACTGGTTGGTCATCGTCAGCGCGCGCGTGGGGCACGCCTCGATGCACAGTCCGCAGAGGATGCAGCGGGCGTAGTTGATCTGGTAGACGCGGCCGTACCGCTCGCCCGGCGAGTAGCGCTCCTCGTCGGTGTTGTCCGCGCCCTCGACGTAGATGGCGTCGGCGGGACAGGCCCAGGCGCACAGCTCGCAGCCGACGCACTTCTCCAGGCCGTCGGGGTGACGGTTGAGCTGGTGCCGGCCGTGGAAGCGGGGCGCCGTCGTCTTCTGCTGCTCCGGGTACTGCTCCGTCAGCCGCTTCTTGAACATGGCCTTGAAGGTCACGCCGAAGCCGGCCACCGGATTCTGGAAATCAGACACCGTCCGTCTCCTTTCCATCACTCGCAGTAGCAGTATCGGGGGCGCCACTGACAACGAGGTCCCGGTCGTACCGGGACCTGCGCCGCGGCACGGGCGGCAGGGACTGTCCGGGCTTGGGCGGTACGGGGAAGCCGCCGGCCATCGGGTCGAAGGACCGCTCGTCGGCGGAACCGGCCGCGGCCTCCTTCGCCTTCCGGTCGCGGAACGCGTCCACCAGGAAGGAGAGGAGGAGCAGGGCGAGGACGGCGCCGGCCACGTACAGCACGATGTTGGAGAAGGCGATGTTCTCGTTCCGCAGCGCGCGGACGGTGGCGACCA contains these protein-coding regions:
- a CDS encoding NADH-quinone oxidoreductase subunit J, which codes for MSANLAAYTTSTGEAFQFWVLGTVAVAGALSTILMRKAVHSALSLAGTMIVLAVFYLANGAYFLGIVQIVVYTGAIMMLFLFVVMLVGVTAADSLKETLKGQRLLAVACGLGFGILLAAGIGNASLTEFAGLGTANSAHGGNVEGLAALIFTKYVFAFEITGALLITAAVGAMVLTHRERTERARTQRELSEQRVREGKHVPPLPAPGVYARHNAVDIAGLLPDGTASELTVMQTLRKRGQIRDVSTEAMADLKALEQRSEERLGRDRDEEEATR
- the nuoI gene encoding NADH-quinone oxidoreductase subunit NuoI, whose product is MERRRTVSDFQNPVAGFGVTFKAMFKKRLTEQYPEQQKTTAPRFHGRHQLNRHPDGLEKCVGCELCAWACPADAIYVEGADNTDEERYSPGERYGRVYQINYARCILCGLCIEACPTRALTMTNQFELADSSRENLIYTKEQLLAGLEETMVDTPHAIFPGMTEQDYYRGLVIEAAPGTVRQVAVSKGEKDEPEGADA